Proteins encoded by one window of Salmonirosea aquatica:
- the recQ gene encoding DNA helicase RecQ produces the protein MIQQVDRAILDTLKERLKDIFGYSQFRGDQEVIIQNILSRKNTFVIMPTGAGKSLCYQLPALVTDGMAIVISPLIALMKNQVDQLNAFGINAQFLNSTLTKAEINRVKRDALDGSLKLLYIAPESLTKEENLDFLQKTNLSFVAIDEAHCISEWGHDFRPEYRRIHGIIDNIGDLPIIALTATATPKVQQDIRKNLQMEEAETYKSSFNRKNLYYEIRSKNDAKKQLIRYVRNNKGKSGIVYCLSRKTVEEIAQLLSVNDVKALPYHAGLDSNTRMANQDAFLNEEADVIVATIAFGMGIDKPDVRFVIHYDVPKSLEGYYQETGRAGRDGLEGNCLMFYSYEDIQKLEKFNKDKSVTERDNARHLLGEMVAYANLGVCRRRQLLSYFGEYMDHDCGFCDNCVKPTERHKVQDEVVLALRAVTLTDERFDGEHIADLLTATENQYVRSYEHDKLDVYGKGVEYNESVDYWISLLRQLVIFDYLEKDVENYGVLKLSEKGSNYLKDPYPVTIHADHNYAEEDTKTDDDESSNNGSGGNAHAYDDALLGLLKALRKKVAKEKNLPPYVIFQDPSLEEMATTYPTTQQEMAQINGVGMGKVQKFGRQFLETINRYVEENDIETAKDVVIKSMVNKSKIKIYIIQQVDRKVDLEEIAEVKGLGMEDLIEEIEHICYSGTKLNLDYYINQIMDRDRQQDIYDYFMTAETDNIAVALEEFAQDDITEEELRLMRIKFLSELAN, from the coding sequence ATGATACAGCAGGTCGATAGAGCCATATTGGACACCCTAAAAGAAAGATTAAAAGACATTTTCGGATATAGCCAGTTCCGGGGTGATCAGGAAGTAATTATCCAGAATATCCTCAGCCGGAAAAACACCTTCGTCATTATGCCCACGGGCGCTGGAAAGTCCCTGTGCTATCAACTGCCGGCGCTGGTCACCGACGGCATGGCCATTGTCATTTCGCCGCTGATCGCCCTGATGAAGAACCAGGTAGATCAACTCAATGCCTTCGGTATTAACGCGCAGTTTCTTAACTCGACACTTACGAAGGCCGAAATCAACCGGGTGAAGCGCGATGCCCTCGATGGTAGCCTGAAACTTCTTTATATCGCCCCTGAATCACTCACCAAGGAAGAAAACCTTGATTTTCTACAAAAGACCAATCTGTCCTTTGTAGCCATCGACGAAGCGCATTGTATTTCCGAATGGGGACACGACTTCCGGCCGGAGTACCGGCGCATCCACGGTATTATTGACAATATCGGCGATCTGCCTATTATCGCCCTCACCGCTACCGCTACGCCCAAGGTACAGCAGGACATTCGCAAAAACCTGCAAATGGAAGAAGCTGAAACCTACAAGTCTTCTTTCAACCGTAAGAATCTCTACTATGAGATCCGCTCCAAAAACGACGCCAAGAAGCAGCTGATCCGGTATGTTCGCAACAACAAGGGGAAGTCAGGCATCGTGTATTGCCTGAGTCGCAAAACGGTCGAGGAGATTGCGCAGCTATTGAGTGTGAACGATGTGAAGGCACTTCCTTACCACGCCGGGCTGGACTCCAATACCCGTATGGCCAATCAGGACGCTTTTTTGAATGAAGAAGCCGATGTCATTGTGGCCACGATTGCTTTTGGCATGGGCATTGACAAGCCCGACGTACGGTTTGTGATACACTATGATGTACCTAAGTCGCTGGAGGGCTACTACCAGGAAACGGGCCGTGCCGGACGTGATGGGCTGGAGGGCAACTGTCTGATGTTTTATAGCTACGAGGACATTCAGAAGCTGGAAAAATTCAATAAGGACAAATCCGTTACCGAACGCGACAATGCCCGCCATTTATTGGGTGAAATGGTAGCTTATGCCAACCTGGGTGTGTGCCGCCGTCGGCAATTGCTGAGTTATTTCGGCGAGTACATGGACCATGACTGCGGTTTTTGTGACAACTGCGTGAAACCTACTGAAAGGCATAAGGTACAGGACGAAGTAGTGCTGGCCCTACGGGCAGTCACGCTAACCGACGAGCGTTTTGACGGTGAGCATATCGCCGATCTGTTAACGGCTACGGAAAATCAGTATGTGCGCAGCTATGAGCACGATAAGCTGGATGTATACGGTAAGGGAGTGGAATATAATGAGTCGGTTGACTATTGGATATCCCTGCTCCGGCAATTGGTGATTTTTGACTACCTGGAAAAAGATGTCGAAAATTATGGTGTTCTGAAACTTTCCGAAAAGGGTAGCAACTACCTCAAAGACCCCTATCCTGTCACGATTCATGCGGATCACAACTACGCTGAAGAAGACACCAAGACTGATGATGATGAATCCAGTAATAACGGATCGGGTGGTAACGCGCATGCTTATGACGATGCCTTACTGGGATTACTGAAGGCACTCCGTAAAAAGGTAGCCAAAGAGAAAAACCTGCCGCCCTACGTTATTTTTCAGGACCCATCCCTGGAAGAAATGGCGACCACCTACCCGACCACGCAGCAGGAAATGGCCCAGATCAATGGGGTGGGAATGGGGAAAGTCCAAAAATTTGGTCGGCAATTCCTTGAGACGATCAATCGCTATGTAGAGGAAAACGATATAGAAACCGCCAAGGACGTGGTCATTAAGTCCATGGTGAATAAGTCAAAAATAAAAATATACATTATTCAGCAAGTGGATCGGAAGGTAGATCTTGAAGAGATTGCCGAAGTTAAAGGACTCGGGATGGAAGATTTGATTGAAGAGATCGAGCACATCTGCTATTCGGGTACCAAGCTCAATCTTGATTACTACATCAACCAGATCATGGACCGCGATCGACAACAGGATATTTATGACTATTTCATGACCGCCGAAACCGACAACATCGCCGTAGCGCTGGAAGAATTCGCCCAGGATGATATTACAGAAGAAGAACTTCGTCTCATGCGGATCAAGTTTCTCTCCGAACTAGCCAATTAA